The Bombus terrestris chromosome 6, iyBomTerr1.2, whole genome shotgun sequence DNA window tgtaaatatttactcttttgaaatattataaccaataagtatttaaaaatgaaaaattatttagtaCAGTGTATAcattaaaataactaaattgCAATATTTGTTTTTATCTGTTATAGTCTCACACAATATTGCTTGTACAACCAGGTAATAGACCTGAAACAAGAACATACTCTGATTATGAAAGTGTTAATGAATGTATGGAAGGTAAGGATATTCTATATTGTAGTTGGAActtagtaattttttaattgaatcacagaatatttaatcatatatcaaatacatatatacatgataTAAATACAGGAAAATAAACTTGATTTTTTAATACAGGTGTATGCAAGATTTATGAAGAACATTTAAAAAGGCGAAATCCAAATACGCCAACTATAACATACGATATCAGTCAGTTGTTTGATTTTGTTGATCAACTTACAGATTTATCATGTCTTGTTTATCAAAAATCCACAAACACATATGCCCCATACAATAAGGATTGGattaaagaaaagatatatGTTTTACTACGTCGAGCTGCAGGACATGggaaataattaatgaataaatGTACATctataattttgtgtataataaatattacctTTAGCTAAAGATCTATATTAaagtttgtaataataaatatataacgtacaGAAAAACTGTACTATTGTATAATCACATACTATAGAACAATCtccttaatattattgttaggGATAATATGATTTCTTAtttcacatatatatgtgtttataataaaatagttatgTGGTTTTTTTTAaacttgtattatttttaaatgaatgTGAACATATGTATTAGTTCAATGAAATATATGTTTCACTTAACATTACagaaattctattattttatttataaaatgaatttatattattttttaaataataataaatcgttcGACAAAATGTACATTAATTCTTACATAAAtacatgaaattataaatattcaacatTTATCATTCATTTGACTTTTACAAAatagaataatagaatatatgtatgtaggtaATGCGAAAgtattattaatagaataaatcaaatttttttaaattatatttatatgtatgttacACAAAagatgtatttaatattatctaattctatttaaaaatttatctaagAAATCAATAATTATTTACCTAGTACCAATGAGAGTGAATGATGAGGTAACacattgtatataaaataaccaATAATTCTTTTGCATAATACATAAGAGACAATTGGAAAAACTAACATTTTATATGCATATTTTTCATAATGTACGTTTTCAATTTGCGCATAAATAAATCTGTAAAAGAATCTGGTTTGTACAAGATGAAATTAtcattctattataaaaattaaggcAAATGATAGTGTGTATTCAAATTAAGttcaatataacattacattaaatgtaataattaaatataaaaaatgaaaaatatgcaatttttataaaatatattatattgtatttaataaatattagacttatatataaatgtaaattttacaaacaagttgtatatatatagtaatacgtttcaatttattttttattttttacatgattCATATGCATTAGCAATAAGCACGTTGTATCCAATCATTCGTAAATATATGCGCTTATGCatacatctatatatatatatatataaaactatatatctctatatacatatagactGGTACATAGTAATATAAAAGTACGTATGAATTGTACATATCGCATACTGTTTTACGCATTGCGTTTATACATCAGCTGTCTACCATTAAATGCAGTGGTTTTGACGAAGtacgaaattgaaattatataagataacaaAACGTGAATAAATTTGTTTGTGAGACCCAAGTCCTAAAAATCAGATTTGAGATAACGTCCAACTACTGTAGAGAACGATTGCCAATTCGTCAATCAGCTCTCAACGTTGCATTTGCTCGTGAACGAGACacctttatattttaatcaacgATACCGTCATAGGAATTATCCTttataaatactaataaaacaatttataatattttctactgACAGACTGTGGATTTTgtgttataattaaatttttatcaatgacAAGTGTTCAATAGTGTCTAACGTTAATTTTGATAAAGATTGTTGCTCTTTATACGTGTCAGAtgttacaaaaaaattaatatgacataaaatattgcaaaattttttaatcaGATGATTTAGAAAATATCCTGTAATTATTACGTAAGTGACAGGATGTCTGACAAGATTGAAATTGATCCTTTTAGTGAAACACCTCTGGAATCTCAAAATTGCGAAGGTAAAGTTATCAATTATTTAAGATTGTCTTTGCAAATAATTTAAACATTATTCATTATACAAATTTAGCGAActattaaaagaatttattatttagtgCATCTGTCGTCAATAAGGAGCAATTCGTATGCTCAGAATATCTATAATACGTATAAGTATCTACATATGTATTCGATACGCGCAGTCGATATAaagaagaatttgaaaattatgcAAAGTTACTGCAAATTGTAATATCTATAATAtctgataaaaaaaaacttTCTATATGTTTATCATATCTAATAAACCTGAAACTCATTTTAACATAATTTAATGAAACCTATAGAAATTTAGCAATTCTCAtgtattacaatttattaaattaaaatatactaatAATGACTGTGTGTGAATCtcttatttcacattttttgtTATTgcatgttatataatttgatattgTTTGTAAATAATAAACTGAAAGATTAAaaactataacattatatctttTTAACCAAAGTTTTTAGtaagttttacattttattaaataacaaaaattatatgtaCCAtgctaaatttattttattttaattccaaattttaatgtttaaagGAATTCCAGAAACTACCAGAGAATTAAATTCAAAGGATAActcacaaaatataataaatgaattaacATATGCAGAACCTTTAACTGCAGAACAAATACGATGGTTTTATAGAGATGGTGTAGATAAAAGATGGGTAGAATTCTGTGGATATGATAGCTTAAGAATTGAATATGCTTggcaaaattatcaaaatttccttagtaaaagtaataatataacCAACAATCCACCTTCTGTTGAAAAAATTGTAGTTAGAGGAGGAATGTACGATGTGGAACTAGATAAAATGAAATGTGTTTCAATATATTGTACAGGTATATGTTTTATTTAGCTTCAATCTCatatatcattattttttaaatataatttaacaaaatataaaataactaaaataattcaaacttatatttaattatttcatattacatttcacattctaaataaattacaaatttctttattgtatataatatgttaatttaatttgagTAATAACGTTCACTTTTTTTTATGGGTACTAATTATTATGTCTACCATAAAAATCAATCAATTTGTTATCTTAAatctattataattaatttcatttaaccaTGATTAATGTAATCAGAGTATAGGGtgaatgttatatgtatattgtattgtaattttttttcaatttctatgtGTATTTGAGATAAAGAAAGTTTTAtgcacaaaaatatttttatgattttttcatttttaaattaaagatatttcattaaataattaaaaaaatacttcattaaatttttaatcaattaaaTAGCTAcacatatattgtatgtatatggttttgtttaaataaatgtaatcaTCAGTTTTAATTTGATTTGAAGGTGAAGAATGGGAAATTATGAGAGGGACATGGTATTATGATGGTAGTTGGTTACCTTTAGAGGCAGAACAAGCTAAAATTATAGAAGAAGTTCATCTTAATCTTTTTCAAAAGCAAAATTCTGGTCAATCCACTTCAACATATGATACACCTTCTCACTCTTACGAAGGTATGAATTTTGCTtttgattatatattattttctgtaatagtatatatacaatgtaatataataaggaattaaatttttatatttctagtaTTACACACGGAACATTTTTCTGAATTTCATGTTGACTGGCATAGTATAAATGATGTAGTATTATATAGCGAATATagacataaaaaattaatgCGTAGTGTTACATCAAAATTAGGTTTTGCAAAAAgtaagtattttaaaaatatataattattattaaaaaaggaTGCATTAATTATAATGGTTTTTATAGCAACAGGTTATCAACTAAGAAGAGGATATAAAATCGCTGCTGTAAAGGAAGATAAACCTCATGATATTGATCATATAATTTTTGTAGTTCATGGAATTGGTCAAAAAGGAGATACTGGAAAAATTATTCGTAATACAACATTGtatgtagaaaatataattaacgattataatatactatatgCAATTGATATCATATAAAAGTTTTAAGAAATTAAtctattgtatttaatatttaaataggtTTAGAGACTGTGTAGATTggttgaaacaaaaatattttcctaaCTCTAACtatagaatagaatttttcCCTGTGGAATGGCGTTCATCGTTAAAGCTTGATGGAGGTAAAAAACTGATGTACAATTTCTCTaactaatatttaaatttttacatttttttaatagcatcttgtatttaatgaaaattattttaggtATAGTAGAGGCTATCACGCCCTTTAGTGTGGTAAGCATACGACACTTGTTAAATACATCAGCAATGGATATTCTCTACTACACAAGTCCTCTTTATGGAGGGGAAGTAAGAGCTGGATTACAAAAAGAGTTAAATAGATtatactttatgtttactaGTCGTCATCCTGGTTGGAAAGGGAAAGTTTCAATTTTAGCACATTCTTTGGGATGTGTAATTGTTTATGACATTGTCACAGGCTGGATGGCTCCAGATACAAGACCTCCATCTCCAGAAACGCAAGAAGTTTTaaaacaacgattacaattcccTGTAAGTGTTATTactaattgtatattatttatacaatataagatatttatatacaataagaataattcaatataatgtaatattaaagaattttagtttaaatattttcataattgcagattgaaaatttattttgtttgggTTCCCCATTATCAGTATTTCTTGTATTACGTACACCTTCTCCATCCAACAAAACAGATGTGATGCCTCAAGGTTTATGCAAAagattttacaatatatttcaCTGGTCTGATCCTGTAGCTTATAGAATGGAGCCACTTTTAGAAAGGGGATATAGCAAAATTGAACCTGTTCTAATTCCACCATATGGAGGAGTTGATGGTCAACAAACAGAGCAGTCACCACCAACAATGAATAATGCTGACCAAAATTGTTCTCTTATAGGTATATCAGAtagtttctatttattttcagattattctattcatttttaatttaaaatatttaatagcaGATAatgatgaaaaagaagaaaattcagtAGATATGTCTAATCGTGCACCAGACAAAGGTTGGAGTCTTTGGGGCTTAGTCCGTGCTGGTTGGAATGTTAAAAAAGATGTTTCTGCACCTATCCAACCAGGTCAaggtaaaaatattacattaattttttaattaatctaataatgataaaagttattcaataaaaggtatataattcaatatttttttactctttttgTTAGAATTAACAGAACGATTGGATTATGTACTTCGAGCAAGTTtaggaagaaattatttttacacattAGCAGCACATACAACATATTGGAGTAACTACGATGTAGCTTATTTTGTGCTAACAAGACTTTTCCCAACATTAGAAACATGATGTTGGTTTGTATGTGTAGAATGAAATCAGTCAGATTCTGTTAAAATTTACTAGTCCATTGTAGGCCTTTAAAACTTAATATTGGGAGTAGGCCTACCACCAAAACAATCTGTGATAATGAAAAAAAcgatacaataatattatagaTTCTATGTAATCGTTTTATATCGTTCGCATAATTTAAGGTTAATGTGGTCGAGTTTCACAATTAAAAAGTTGAAACGAGATTTTACGTATTCTATAAGGTACCTCATTTACATGCAGTATATTAACATAGTTAATTAAatgattgtttaaataatttcatctaATTAGTAAATTCTTCAtcattaaaaagatatattttatgatctatgttgaatatgcaaatatagtttatgtaaaatatttatttaaattattataacatattatTGAATAGtatatctttcaaaaatttgtattatacgGGTTAACTGAAAAATTAttagttatatttatttcttaggTAGAGAAGTTATATTTTAGATCTTAAAATAGCATTAAAATTGTGCTTTAAGCAACGCTAAAACGTCATAATTAACTATCATAATAATCTAAGATCATAATCTATATTATAAGAGTTTGAAAAATGCTTTTGCGTtcaataatataacattttttttatatatcttcacAAACTAATATCAATACGAAATtgtaattctattttctgttacatgtatacatagttttgtatattttatattgtttattaatatgttacgtattatatattatttacatgttaGGTAAAGAAAGACAGAAAtgtatttaatcaaattttaattaattattttgacttatttaaaattattgattGAGACCGATAtgcgttaaatattttatttctttgttataGTAATCTTTTATTTTGCTATAAAAAATGAAGCTCGTCCTATATATTGAAAGTTTACTTAAAATaagacaaaaaatatttgattaattgTATCAACCAAGGTTGATTcataaaacaaataaatgatATCAATATGTTATCTTTGTTGCTTCGAATAGAAAaggataataatttattattatcttctaaTACTTATTAAATGATCGAATTTTCCgttgaaataacaaaatttttcataatagaAAGACTAGAAAGGCTATACTTTGTTAATGCTATTTTCATTGTATAGTCTTTTTGTGTGTGtgaaaaaatatctttattacaaattctttatgtaaaaaattacatatatttgaaatatgaaaCATTAGTGACAggtattgttatatatatttcttttatcatatattaaaaatttaaaccatatgtaaacaaaaaacaaagtttattttatcaatgtatttaaattttgttgacatatttttctgatattataatcatataatattatataatcataaGTATTATTTACGTATTATGTAAATGTGTtcatatcataatattatatacttatcagtttctagaaaatttaataatagtgCACTTTTTAATGACTATTatgtaacaataaatttttaagGAGCTTTGTCTATAATACATAATTTGGTAGCATGACAATAATATTAACTATTCCAAAGATAAATATCatatcaaattttaaaaattagagtaCATAATAGGCATGTAGGAAAAAGCCTCCAAATCATAGTGCAaatgttaaatgaaataaataaattaaaattataatatcagtAATAAAACGTATACAGTcttttattggaaaaatttaaaatttaacattttaataaagtatttaataGATGATACATACACACACcgacacatacatatgtacatgtgtatatacgatatatatatatacatatatatgcgaTGCCAAAGTTGCTaggtataattaaattttattcaattttaaatatttatccattaaaaatatatataaatatataaatacatttatatgttaataaacatattttttcttaGAATGAAGAAGAGGATTTCATTTATTCCTACATATCTAAATATATGGTATAGttatgttataaaaataagaatatatatgATTCCCTTGTtcta harbors:
- the LOC100643325 gene encoding enhancer of rudimentary homolog isoform X2 encodes the protein MSHTILLVQPGNRPETRTYSDYESVNECMEGVCKIYEEHLKRRNPNTPTITYDISQLFDFVDQLTDLSCLVYQKSTNTYAPYNKDWIKEKIYVLLRRAAGHGK
- the LOC100643199 gene encoding phospholipase DDHD1 isoform X1 codes for the protein MSDKIEIDPFSETPLESQNCEGIPETTRELNSKDNSQNIINELTYAEPLTAEQIRWFYRDGVDKRWVEFCGYDSLRIEYAWQNYQNFLSKSNNITNNPPSVEKIVVRGGMYDVELDKMKCVSIYCTGEEWEIMRGTWYYDGSWLPLEAEQAKIIEEVHLNLFQKQNSGQSTSTYDTPSHSYEVLHTEHFSEFHVDWHSINDVVLYSEYRHKKLMRSVTSKLGFAKTTGYQLRRGYKIAAVKEDKPHDIDHIIFVVHGIGQKGDTGKIIRNTTLFRDCVDWLKQKYFPNSNYRIEFFPVEWRSSLKLDGGIVEAITPFSVVSIRHLLNTSAMDILYYTSPLYGGEVRAGLQKELNRLYFMFTSRHPGWKGKVSILAHSLGCVIVYDIVTGWMAPDTRPPSPETQEVLKQRLQFPIENLFCLGSPLSVFLVLRTPSPSNKTDVMPQGLCKRFYNIFHWSDPVAYRMEPLLERGYSKIEPVLIPPYGGVDGQQTEQSPPTMNNADQNCSLIADNDEKEENSVDMSNRAPDKGWSLWGLVRAGWNVKKDVSAPIQPGQELTERLDYVLRASLGRNYFYTLAAHTTYWSNYDVAYFVLTRLFPTLET
- the LOC100643325 gene encoding enhancer of rudimentary homolog isoform X1 encodes the protein MCTYVFLHWSTKNSHTILLVQPGNRPETRTYSDYESVNECMEGVCKIYEEHLKRRNPNTPTITYDISQLFDFVDQLTDLSCLVYQKSTNTYAPYNKDWIKEKIYVLLRRAAGHGK
- the LOC100643199 gene encoding phospholipase DDHD1 isoform X2; this translates as MSDKIEIDPFSETPLESQNCEGIPETTRELNSKDNSQNIINELTYAEPLTAEQIRWFYRDGVDKRWVEFCGYDSLRIEYAWQNYQNFLSKSNNITNNPPSVEKIVVRGGMYDVELDKMKCVSIYCTGEEWEIMRGTWYYDGSWLPLEAEQAKIIEEVHLNLFQKQNSGQSTSTYDTPSHSYEVLHTEHFSEFHVDWHSINDVVLYSEYRHKKLMRSVTSKLGFAKTTGYQLRRGYKIAAVKEDKPHDIDHIIFVVHGIGQKGDTGKIIRNTTLFRDCVDWLKQKYFPNSNYRIEFFPVEWRSSLKLDGGIVEAITPFSVVSIRHLLNTSAMDILYYTSPLYGGEVRAGLQKELNRLYFMFTSRHPGWKGKVSILAHSLGCVIVYDIVTGWMAPDTRPPSPETQEVLKQRLQFPIENLFCLGSPLSVFLVLRTPSPSNKTDVMPQGLCKRFYNIFHWSDPVAYRMEPLLERGYSKIEPVLIPPYGGVDGQQTEQSPPTMNNADQNCSLIDNDEKEENSVDMSNRAPDKGWSLWGLVRAGWNVKKDVSAPIQPGQELTERLDYVLRASLGRNYFYTLAAHTTYWSNYDVAYFVLTRLFPTLET